In Phyllopteryx taeniolatus isolate TA_2022b chromosome 22, UOR_Ptae_1.2, whole genome shotgun sequence, one DNA window encodes the following:
- the hcfc2 gene encoding host cell factor 2 isoform X4, which translates to MTAEEPQWRKVPSVTGVIPRSRHGHRAVAIRELIVVFGGGNEGIAEDLHVYNTVSKQWFLPAVRGDIPPGCAAHGLVCEGTRILVFGGMVEYGKYSNNLYELQASRWLWKKLKPRAPKNGLPPCPRIGHSFTLVGSRCYVFGGLANVSEDPNGNVPRYMDDMYELELQSVSGARSWSIPETKGGGPSARESHSAVAYTGPGSPKLFFFGGMQGSRLDDLWQLDLSTMVWSTPETRGSVPLPRSLHSANVIGHKMFVFGGWIPVPESEKRNAAGIKWICTNSLCALDLDTMSWQNLGPEYDDVGSRPQSRDDHDAGRPKARAGHCAVAVGSRLYVWSGRDGYHKNLYQVCRKDLWYLETDRPGPADAVTLVKYTVGTLHVAWRPLSGADRYILQIQPVCPQAKQDSMSTDTETKDSHPFDLVSERNNGEQENASAQVCDRPLKQRPLQLYRHNCGHVTGWDSRTVQSCATIRRTHPIARKKGDRVRHARLTVSGPRTPQIRIQREPRGLTWVCSGASFLRSSTTICLPSPKRSTTIHFSRPLGEQPVDGLSVLSALPASEEGAGSRRLSGQREEGAGSGPELPLQSGGRQLLRPRRLRPGRRVQDVPTRLPRSALGRQDHQGSAFMTVNNSRKEKELT; encoded by the exons ATGACCGCCGAAGAGCCCCAATGGCGAAAAGTCCCTTCGGTTACGGGCGTAATACCGCGTTCCAGACACGGACACCGGGCGGTGGCCATCCGGGAGCTGATTGTCGTGTTTGGCGGCGGAAACGAAGGGATAGCAGAGGACCTCCATGTTTACAACACTG TTTCGAAGCAGTGGTTTCTGCCGGCGGTGAGAGGAGACATCCCACCCGGTTGCGCCGCCCACGGCTTAGTCTGCGAGGGCACTCGCATCCTGGTctttggcggcatggtggagtATGGCAAATACTCCAACAACCTCTATGAACTTCAG GCTAGTCGCTGGCTTTGGAAGAAACTGAAGCCCCGAGCGCCCAAGAACGGTTTGCCCCCGTGCCCTCGTATCGGGCACAGTTTCACCCTGGTGGGTAGCAGGTGCTACGTGTTCGGAGGGCTGGCCAACGTCAGCGAGGACCCCAACGGCAACGTCCCACG GTATATGGACGACATGTACGAGTTGGAGCTGCAGTCCGTATCGGGGGCCAGAAGCTGGAGCATCCCGGAGACAAAAGGCGGCGGTCCTTCGGCACGGGAGTCGCACAGCGCCGTCGCCTACACCGGTCCGGGCTCGCCAAAGCTCTTTTTCTTTGGAGGGATGCAAGGCAGCCGATTAGATGACCTCTGGCAGCTTGACCTCA GCACAATGGTGTGGTCAACGCCCGAGACGAGGGGTTCCGTGCCACTACCCAGGAGCCTTCACTCTGCCAATGTGATTGGACACAA GATGTTCGTCTTCGGCGGCTGGATTCCCGTTCCGGAGTCAGAGAAGCGAAACGCCGCGGGGATTAAATGGATTTGCACTAACTCCTTATGTGCGCTTGACTTGG ACACTATGAGCTGGCAGAACCTGGGCCCAGAGTACGACGACGTGGGCTCCCGGCCGCAGAGCCGCGACGACCACGACGCCGGCAGGCCCAAAGCCCGGGCCGGCCACTGCGCCGTCGCCGTCGGATCCAGGCTCTACGTTTGGAGCGGCCGAGACGGTTACCATAAGAACCTCTACCAAGTGTGCCGCAAGGACCTTTGGTACCTGGAGACAG ATCGACCGGGCCCCGCAGACGCGGTGACGCTCGTCAAATACACCGTGGGCACGCTCCACGTGGCCTGGCGTCCCCTGTCGGGAGCAGACCGTTACATCCTCCAGATTCAGCCCGTCTGTCCTCAAGCCAAACAGGATTCGATGTCAACAGACACAGAGACAAAAG ATTCCCACCCCTTTGACCTCGTGAGCGAACGCAACAACGGAGAACAAGAGAACGCGTCGGCCCAGGTATGCGATCGTCCTCTAAAGCAAAGACCACTTCAGCTGTATCGTCATAATTGTGGACACGTCACGGGTTGGGATTCCAGGACGGTTCAAAGCTGCGCAACGATCAGACGAACTCATCCGATAGCTCGCAAGAAGGGGGACAGGGTTCGTCACGCTCGGCTCACCGTCAGCGGG CCGAGAACACCGCAGATCAG GATCCAGAGGGAGCCGCGTGGTTTGACGTGGGTGTGTTCAGGAGCCTCTTTTCTGAGGTCCAGCACTACTATCTGCCTTCCGTCACCAAAGAGGTCAACGACGATCCACTTTTCGCGTCCGCTCGGAGAACAGCCTGTTGACGGATTGTCGGTCCTTTCGGCCCTTCCAGCGTCAGAGGAAGGCGCCGGGTCCCGACGACTATCGGGACAGAGAGAAGAAGGAGCTGGATCCGGGCCGGAGTTACCGCTTCAGAGTGGCGGGCGTCAATTGCTTCGGCCAAGGAGACTTCGGCCAGGTCGGCGAGTTCAAGACGTGCCAACCCGGCTTCCCCGGAGCGCCCTCGGCCGTCAAGATCACCAAGGTAGCGCGTTTATGACCGTGAACAACAGTaggaaagaaaaagaactgACGTGA
- the hcfc2 gene encoding host cell factor 2 isoform X7 — translation MTAEEPQWRKVPSVTGVIPRSRHGHRAVAIRELIVVFGGGNEGIAEDLHVYNTVSKQWFLPAVRGDIPPGCAAHGLVCEGTRILVFGGMVEYGKYSNNLYELQASRWLWKKLKPRAPKNGLPPCPRIGHSFTLVGSRCYVFGGLANVSEDPNGNVPRYMDDMYELELQSVSGARSWSIPETKGGGPSARESHSAVAYTGPGSPKLFFFGGMQGSRLDDLWQLDLSTMVWSTPETRGSVPLPRSLHSANVIGHKMFVFGGWIPVPESEKRNAAGIKWICTNSLCALDLDTMSWQNLGPEYDDVGSRPQSRDDHDAGRPKARAGHCAVAVGSRLYVWSGRDGYHKNLYQVCRKDLWYLETDRPGPADAVTLVKYTVGTLHVAWRPLSGADRYILQIQPVCPQAKQDSMSTDTETKDSHPFDLVSERNNGEQENASAQDGSKLRNDQTNSSDSSQEGGQGSSRSAHRQRAENTADQDPEGAAWFDVGVFRSLFSEVQHYYLPSVTKERQRKAPGPDDYRDREKKELDPGRSYRFRVAGVNCFGQGDFGQVGEFKTCQPGFPGAPSAVKITKTLSKREANPRRTAMSWTTATGERRNRTRAFLLRF, via the exons ATGACCGCCGAAGAGCCCCAATGGCGAAAAGTCCCTTCGGTTACGGGCGTAATACCGCGTTCCAGACACGGACACCGGGCGGTGGCCATCCGGGAGCTGATTGTCGTGTTTGGCGGCGGAAACGAAGGGATAGCAGAGGACCTCCATGTTTACAACACTG TTTCGAAGCAGTGGTTTCTGCCGGCGGTGAGAGGAGACATCCCACCCGGTTGCGCCGCCCACGGCTTAGTCTGCGAGGGCACTCGCATCCTGGTctttggcggcatggtggagtATGGCAAATACTCCAACAACCTCTATGAACTTCAG GCTAGTCGCTGGCTTTGGAAGAAACTGAAGCCCCGAGCGCCCAAGAACGGTTTGCCCCCGTGCCCTCGTATCGGGCACAGTTTCACCCTGGTGGGTAGCAGGTGCTACGTGTTCGGAGGGCTGGCCAACGTCAGCGAGGACCCCAACGGCAACGTCCCACG GTATATGGACGACATGTACGAGTTGGAGCTGCAGTCCGTATCGGGGGCCAGAAGCTGGAGCATCCCGGAGACAAAAGGCGGCGGTCCTTCGGCACGGGAGTCGCACAGCGCCGTCGCCTACACCGGTCCGGGCTCGCCAAAGCTCTTTTTCTTTGGAGGGATGCAAGGCAGCCGATTAGATGACCTCTGGCAGCTTGACCTCA GCACAATGGTGTGGTCAACGCCCGAGACGAGGGGTTCCGTGCCACTACCCAGGAGCCTTCACTCTGCCAATGTGATTGGACACAA GATGTTCGTCTTCGGCGGCTGGATTCCCGTTCCGGAGTCAGAGAAGCGAAACGCCGCGGGGATTAAATGGATTTGCACTAACTCCTTATGTGCGCTTGACTTGG ACACTATGAGCTGGCAGAACCTGGGCCCAGAGTACGACGACGTGGGCTCCCGGCCGCAGAGCCGCGACGACCACGACGCCGGCAGGCCCAAAGCCCGGGCCGGCCACTGCGCCGTCGCCGTCGGATCCAGGCTCTACGTTTGGAGCGGCCGAGACGGTTACCATAAGAACCTCTACCAAGTGTGCCGCAAGGACCTTTGGTACCTGGAGACAG ATCGACCGGGCCCCGCAGACGCGGTGACGCTCGTCAAATACACCGTGGGCACGCTCCACGTGGCCTGGCGTCCCCTGTCGGGAGCAGACCGTTACATCCTCCAGATTCAGCCCGTCTGTCCTCAAGCCAAACAGGATTCGATGTCAACAGACACAGAGACAAAAG ATTCCCACCCCTTTGACCTCGTGAGCGAACGCAACAACGGAGAACAAGAGAACGCGTCGGCCCAG GACGGTTCAAAGCTGCGCAACGATCAGACGAACTCATCCGATAGCTCGCAAGAAGGGGGACAGGGTTCGTCACGCTCGGCTCACCGTCAGCGGG CCGAGAACACCGCAGATCAG GATCCAGAGGGAGCCGCGTGGTTTGACGTGGGTGTGTTCAGGAGCCTCTTTTCTGAGGTCCAGCACTACTATCTGCCTTCCGTCACCAAAGAG CGTCAGAGGAAGGCGCCGGGTCCCGACGACTATCGGGACAGAGAGAAGAAGGAGCTGGATCCGGGCCGGAGTTACCGCTTCAGAGTGGCGGGCGTCAATTGCTTCGGCCAAGGAGACTTCGGCCAGGTCGGCGAGTTCAAGACGTGCCAACCCGGCTTCCCCGGAGCGCCCTCGGCCGTCAAGATCACCAAG
- the hcfc2 gene encoding host cell factor 2 isoform X8: MTAEEPQWRKVPSVTGVIPRSRHGHRAVAIRELIVVFGGGNEGIAEDLHVYNTVSKQWFLPAVRGDIPPGCAAHGLVCEGTRILVFGGMVEYGKYSNNLYELQASRWLWKKLKPRAPKNGLPPCPRIGHSFTLVGSRCYVFGGLANVSEDPNGNVPRYMDDMYELELQSVSGARSWSIPETKGGGPSARESHSAVAYTGPGSPKLFFFGGMQGSRLDDLWQLDLSTMVWSTPETRGSVPLPRSLHSANVIGHKMFVFGGWIPVPESEKRNAAGIKWICTNSLCALDLDTMSWQNLGPEYDDVGSRPQSRDDHDAGRPKARAGHCAVAVGSRLYVWSGRDGYHKNLYQVCRKDLWYLETDRPGPADAVTLVKYTVGTLHVAWRPLSGADRYILQIQPVCPQAKQDSMSTDTETKDSHPFDLVSERNNGEQENASAQDGSKLRNDQTNSSDSSQEGGQGSSRSAHRQRAENTADQDPEGAAWFDVGVFRSLFSEVQHYYLPSVTKERQRKAPGPDDYRDREKKELDPGRSYRFRVAGVNCFGQGDFGQVGEFKTCQPGFPGAPSAVKITKVARL; this comes from the exons ATGACCGCCGAAGAGCCCCAATGGCGAAAAGTCCCTTCGGTTACGGGCGTAATACCGCGTTCCAGACACGGACACCGGGCGGTGGCCATCCGGGAGCTGATTGTCGTGTTTGGCGGCGGAAACGAAGGGATAGCAGAGGACCTCCATGTTTACAACACTG TTTCGAAGCAGTGGTTTCTGCCGGCGGTGAGAGGAGACATCCCACCCGGTTGCGCCGCCCACGGCTTAGTCTGCGAGGGCACTCGCATCCTGGTctttggcggcatggtggagtATGGCAAATACTCCAACAACCTCTATGAACTTCAG GCTAGTCGCTGGCTTTGGAAGAAACTGAAGCCCCGAGCGCCCAAGAACGGTTTGCCCCCGTGCCCTCGTATCGGGCACAGTTTCACCCTGGTGGGTAGCAGGTGCTACGTGTTCGGAGGGCTGGCCAACGTCAGCGAGGACCCCAACGGCAACGTCCCACG GTATATGGACGACATGTACGAGTTGGAGCTGCAGTCCGTATCGGGGGCCAGAAGCTGGAGCATCCCGGAGACAAAAGGCGGCGGTCCTTCGGCACGGGAGTCGCACAGCGCCGTCGCCTACACCGGTCCGGGCTCGCCAAAGCTCTTTTTCTTTGGAGGGATGCAAGGCAGCCGATTAGATGACCTCTGGCAGCTTGACCTCA GCACAATGGTGTGGTCAACGCCCGAGACGAGGGGTTCCGTGCCACTACCCAGGAGCCTTCACTCTGCCAATGTGATTGGACACAA GATGTTCGTCTTCGGCGGCTGGATTCCCGTTCCGGAGTCAGAGAAGCGAAACGCCGCGGGGATTAAATGGATTTGCACTAACTCCTTATGTGCGCTTGACTTGG ACACTATGAGCTGGCAGAACCTGGGCCCAGAGTACGACGACGTGGGCTCCCGGCCGCAGAGCCGCGACGACCACGACGCCGGCAGGCCCAAAGCCCGGGCCGGCCACTGCGCCGTCGCCGTCGGATCCAGGCTCTACGTTTGGAGCGGCCGAGACGGTTACCATAAGAACCTCTACCAAGTGTGCCGCAAGGACCTTTGGTACCTGGAGACAG ATCGACCGGGCCCCGCAGACGCGGTGACGCTCGTCAAATACACCGTGGGCACGCTCCACGTGGCCTGGCGTCCCCTGTCGGGAGCAGACCGTTACATCCTCCAGATTCAGCCCGTCTGTCCTCAAGCCAAACAGGATTCGATGTCAACAGACACAGAGACAAAAG ATTCCCACCCCTTTGACCTCGTGAGCGAACGCAACAACGGAGAACAAGAGAACGCGTCGGCCCAG GACGGTTCAAAGCTGCGCAACGATCAGACGAACTCATCCGATAGCTCGCAAGAAGGGGGACAGGGTTCGTCACGCTCGGCTCACCGTCAGCGGG CCGAGAACACCGCAGATCAG GATCCAGAGGGAGCCGCGTGGTTTGACGTGGGTGTGTTCAGGAGCCTCTTTTCTGAGGTCCAGCACTACTATCTGCCTTCCGTCACCAAAGAG CGTCAGAGGAAGGCGCCGGGTCCCGACGACTATCGGGACAGAGAGAAGAAGGAGCTGGATCCGGGCCGGAGTTACCGCTTCAGAGTGGCGGGCGTCAATTGCTTCGGCCAAGGAGACTTCGGCCAGGTCGGCGAGTTCAAGACGTGCCAACCCGGCTTCCCCGGAGCGCCCTCGGCCGTCAAGATCACCAAGGTAGCGCGTTTATGA
- the hcfc2 gene encoding host cell factor 2 isoform X2, which yields MTAEEPQWRKVPSVTGVIPRSRHGHRAVAIRELIVVFGGGNEGIAEDLHVYNTVSKQWFLPAVRGDIPPGCAAHGLVCEGTRILVFGGMVEYGKYSNNLYELQASRWLWKKLKPRAPKNGLPPCPRIGHSFTLVGSRCYVFGGLANVSEDPNGNVPRYMDDMYELELQSVSGARSWSIPETKGGGPSARESHSAVAYTGPGSPKLFFFGGMQGSRLDDLWQLDLSTMVWSTPETRGSVPLPRSLHSANVIGHKMFVFGGWIPVPESEKRNAAGIKWICTNSLCALDLDTMSWQNLGPEYDDVGSRPQSRDDHDAGRPKARAGHCAVAVGSRLYVWSGRDGYHKNLYQVCRKDLWYLETDRPGPADAVTLVKYTVGTLHVAWRPLSGADRYILQIQPVCPQAKQDSMSTDTETKDSHPFDLVSERNNGEQENASAQDGSKLRNDQTNSSDSSQEGGQGSSRSAHRQRAENTADQDPEGAAWFDVGVFRSLFSEVQHYYLPSVTKERQRKAPGPDDYRDREKKELDPGRSYRFRVAGVNCFGQGDFGQVGEFKTCQPGFPGAPSAVKITKAHDLVHITWEAPTSPSGRISEYSMYMAVKKSRSSGSEGPGQLAFIRIYRGVKMFCTVGSNHLVNAHLDRSASNRPALVFRIAAKNEQGYGPATQIRWIQDAFKARGESKADGDELDDGDSSS from the exons ATGACCGCCGAAGAGCCCCAATGGCGAAAAGTCCCTTCGGTTACGGGCGTAATACCGCGTTCCAGACACGGACACCGGGCGGTGGCCATCCGGGAGCTGATTGTCGTGTTTGGCGGCGGAAACGAAGGGATAGCAGAGGACCTCCATGTTTACAACACTG TTTCGAAGCAGTGGTTTCTGCCGGCGGTGAGAGGAGACATCCCACCCGGTTGCGCCGCCCACGGCTTAGTCTGCGAGGGCACTCGCATCCTGGTctttggcggcatggtggagtATGGCAAATACTCCAACAACCTCTATGAACTTCAG GCTAGTCGCTGGCTTTGGAAGAAACTGAAGCCCCGAGCGCCCAAGAACGGTTTGCCCCCGTGCCCTCGTATCGGGCACAGTTTCACCCTGGTGGGTAGCAGGTGCTACGTGTTCGGAGGGCTGGCCAACGTCAGCGAGGACCCCAACGGCAACGTCCCACG GTATATGGACGACATGTACGAGTTGGAGCTGCAGTCCGTATCGGGGGCCAGAAGCTGGAGCATCCCGGAGACAAAAGGCGGCGGTCCTTCGGCACGGGAGTCGCACAGCGCCGTCGCCTACACCGGTCCGGGCTCGCCAAAGCTCTTTTTCTTTGGAGGGATGCAAGGCAGCCGATTAGATGACCTCTGGCAGCTTGACCTCA GCACAATGGTGTGGTCAACGCCCGAGACGAGGGGTTCCGTGCCACTACCCAGGAGCCTTCACTCTGCCAATGTGATTGGACACAA GATGTTCGTCTTCGGCGGCTGGATTCCCGTTCCGGAGTCAGAGAAGCGAAACGCCGCGGGGATTAAATGGATTTGCACTAACTCCTTATGTGCGCTTGACTTGG ACACTATGAGCTGGCAGAACCTGGGCCCAGAGTACGACGACGTGGGCTCCCGGCCGCAGAGCCGCGACGACCACGACGCCGGCAGGCCCAAAGCCCGGGCCGGCCACTGCGCCGTCGCCGTCGGATCCAGGCTCTACGTTTGGAGCGGCCGAGACGGTTACCATAAGAACCTCTACCAAGTGTGCCGCAAGGACCTTTGGTACCTGGAGACAG ATCGACCGGGCCCCGCAGACGCGGTGACGCTCGTCAAATACACCGTGGGCACGCTCCACGTGGCCTGGCGTCCCCTGTCGGGAGCAGACCGTTACATCCTCCAGATTCAGCCCGTCTGTCCTCAAGCCAAACAGGATTCGATGTCAACAGACACAGAGACAAAAG ATTCCCACCCCTTTGACCTCGTGAGCGAACGCAACAACGGAGAACAAGAGAACGCGTCGGCCCAG GACGGTTCAAAGCTGCGCAACGATCAGACGAACTCATCCGATAGCTCGCAAGAAGGGGGACAGGGTTCGTCACGCTCGGCTCACCGTCAGCGGG CCGAGAACACCGCAGATCAG GATCCAGAGGGAGCCGCGTGGTTTGACGTGGGTGTGTTCAGGAGCCTCTTTTCTGAGGTCCAGCACTACTATCTGCCTTCCGTCACCAAAGAG CGTCAGAGGAAGGCGCCGGGTCCCGACGACTATCGGGACAGAGAGAAGAAGGAGCTGGATCCGGGCCGGAGTTACCGCTTCAGAGTGGCGGGCGTCAATTGCTTCGGCCAAGGAGACTTCGGCCAGGTCGGCGAGTTCAAGACGTGCCAACCCGGCTTCCCCGGAGCGCCCTCGGCCGTCAAGATCACCAAG GCTCACGATTTAGTCCACATCACGTGGGAAGCTCCTACATCTCCATCGGGCCGGATCTCGGAATATTCCATGTACATGGCGGTGAAGAAGAGCCGCTCGTCCGGCTCGGAAGGCCCCGGCCAACTGGCGTTCATCCGAATCTACCGCGGCGTCAAGATGTTCTGCACGGTCGGCTCTAACCACCTGGTCAACGCGCACCTGGACCGCTCCGCCTCCAACCGGCCGGCGCTCGTGTTCCGCATCGCCGCCAAGAACGAGCAGGGCTACGGCCCGGCGACGCAGATCCGCTGGATTCAAG
- the hcfc2 gene encoding host cell factor 2 isoform X1: protein MTAEEPQWRKVPSVTGVIPRSRHGHRAVAIRELIVVFGGGNEGIAEDLHVYNTVSKQWFLPAVRGDIPPGCAAHGLVCEGTRILVFGGMVEYGKYSNNLYELQASRWLWKKLKPRAPKNGLPPCPRIGHSFTLVGSRCYVFGGLANVSEDPNGNVPRYMDDMYELELQSVSGARSWSIPETKGGGPSARESHSAVAYTGPGSPKLFFFGGMQGSRLDDLWQLDLSTMVWSTPETRGSVPLPRSLHSANVIGHKMFVFGGWIPVPESEKRNAAGIKWICTNSLCALDLDTMSWQNLGPEYDDVGSRPQSRDDHDAGRPKARAGHCAVAVGSRLYVWSGRDGYHKNLYQVCRKDLWYLETDRPGPADAVTLVKYTVGTLHVAWRPLSGADRYILQIQPVCPQAKQDSMSTDTETKDSHPFDLVSERNNGEQENASAQDGSKLRNDQTNSSDSSQEGGQGSSRSAHRQRAENTADQDPEGAAWFDVGVFRSLFSEVQHYYLPSVTKERQRKAPGPDDYRDREKKELDPGRSYRFRVAGVNCFGQGDFGQVGEFKTCQPGFPGAPSAVKITKAHDLVHITWEAPTSPSGRISEYSMYMAVKKSRSSGSEGPGQLAFIRIYRGVKMFCTVGSNHLVNAHLDRSASNRPALVFRIAAKNEQGYGPATQIRWIQGRRRTRPSSISSKSGIRASSFRIQRHG from the exons ATGACCGCCGAAGAGCCCCAATGGCGAAAAGTCCCTTCGGTTACGGGCGTAATACCGCGTTCCAGACACGGACACCGGGCGGTGGCCATCCGGGAGCTGATTGTCGTGTTTGGCGGCGGAAACGAAGGGATAGCAGAGGACCTCCATGTTTACAACACTG TTTCGAAGCAGTGGTTTCTGCCGGCGGTGAGAGGAGACATCCCACCCGGTTGCGCCGCCCACGGCTTAGTCTGCGAGGGCACTCGCATCCTGGTctttggcggcatggtggagtATGGCAAATACTCCAACAACCTCTATGAACTTCAG GCTAGTCGCTGGCTTTGGAAGAAACTGAAGCCCCGAGCGCCCAAGAACGGTTTGCCCCCGTGCCCTCGTATCGGGCACAGTTTCACCCTGGTGGGTAGCAGGTGCTACGTGTTCGGAGGGCTGGCCAACGTCAGCGAGGACCCCAACGGCAACGTCCCACG GTATATGGACGACATGTACGAGTTGGAGCTGCAGTCCGTATCGGGGGCCAGAAGCTGGAGCATCCCGGAGACAAAAGGCGGCGGTCCTTCGGCACGGGAGTCGCACAGCGCCGTCGCCTACACCGGTCCGGGCTCGCCAAAGCTCTTTTTCTTTGGAGGGATGCAAGGCAGCCGATTAGATGACCTCTGGCAGCTTGACCTCA GCACAATGGTGTGGTCAACGCCCGAGACGAGGGGTTCCGTGCCACTACCCAGGAGCCTTCACTCTGCCAATGTGATTGGACACAA GATGTTCGTCTTCGGCGGCTGGATTCCCGTTCCGGAGTCAGAGAAGCGAAACGCCGCGGGGATTAAATGGATTTGCACTAACTCCTTATGTGCGCTTGACTTGG ACACTATGAGCTGGCAGAACCTGGGCCCAGAGTACGACGACGTGGGCTCCCGGCCGCAGAGCCGCGACGACCACGACGCCGGCAGGCCCAAAGCCCGGGCCGGCCACTGCGCCGTCGCCGTCGGATCCAGGCTCTACGTTTGGAGCGGCCGAGACGGTTACCATAAGAACCTCTACCAAGTGTGCCGCAAGGACCTTTGGTACCTGGAGACAG ATCGACCGGGCCCCGCAGACGCGGTGACGCTCGTCAAATACACCGTGGGCACGCTCCACGTGGCCTGGCGTCCCCTGTCGGGAGCAGACCGTTACATCCTCCAGATTCAGCCCGTCTGTCCTCAAGCCAAACAGGATTCGATGTCAACAGACACAGAGACAAAAG ATTCCCACCCCTTTGACCTCGTGAGCGAACGCAACAACGGAGAACAAGAGAACGCGTCGGCCCAG GACGGTTCAAAGCTGCGCAACGATCAGACGAACTCATCCGATAGCTCGCAAGAAGGGGGACAGGGTTCGTCACGCTCGGCTCACCGTCAGCGGG CCGAGAACACCGCAGATCAG GATCCAGAGGGAGCCGCGTGGTTTGACGTGGGTGTGTTCAGGAGCCTCTTTTCTGAGGTCCAGCACTACTATCTGCCTTCCGTCACCAAAGAG CGTCAGAGGAAGGCGCCGGGTCCCGACGACTATCGGGACAGAGAGAAGAAGGAGCTGGATCCGGGCCGGAGTTACCGCTTCAGAGTGGCGGGCGTCAATTGCTTCGGCCAAGGAGACTTCGGCCAGGTCGGCGAGTTCAAGACGTGCCAACCCGGCTTCCCCGGAGCGCCCTCGGCCGTCAAGATCACCAAG GCTCACGATTTAGTCCACATCACGTGGGAAGCTCCTACATCTCCATCGGGCCGGATCTCGGAATATTCCATGTACATGGCGGTGAAGAAGAGCCGCTCGTCCGGCTCGGAAGGCCCCGGCCAACTGGCGTTCATCCGAATCTACCGCGGCGTCAAGATGTTCTGCACGGTCGGCTCTAACCACCTGGTCAACGCGCACCTGGACCGCTCCGCCTCCAACCGGCCGGCGCTCGTGTTCCGCATCGCCGCCAAGAACGAGCAGGGCTACGGCCCGGCGACGCAGATCCGCTGGATTCAAGGTCGGCGGCGAACGCGCCCATCGAGCATATCGAGTAAATCCGGTATACGCGCGAGCTCGTTCCGCATTCAGCGACACGggtaa